The proteins below are encoded in one region of Belonocnema kinseyi isolate 2016_QV_RU_SX_M_011 chromosome 1, B_treatae_v1, whole genome shotgun sequence:
- the LOC117180450 gene encoding uncharacterized protein LOC117180450, with amino-acid sequence MVVDSKNVEWAVGSFCPFKSLGADGIFPVLLQKGLEFVIFPMTKLFIARIALKHVPSAWNDGIVAFIPKRGSEGYIAIKDFKPISLTSFILKTLERQVERYIRDKVLLASPLHRGQHAFQDDCSAETALHAVVAKLEQQLEKRSILWVRSWI; translated from the coding sequence ATGGTTGTAGACAGCAAAAATGTGGAATGGGCCGTGGGGTCATTCTGCCCCTTTAAATCACTAGGAGCGGATGGCATATTCCCAGTGCTTTTACAAAAAGGCCTGGAATTTGTCATCTTTCCTATGACGAAGCTATTTATCGCAAGAATCGCTCTAAAACACGTGCCATCGGCATGGAACGATGGTATAGTGGCGTTTATTCCCAAACGCGGAAGCGAGGGCTACATTGCTATAAAAGACTTCAAACCGATCAGCCTAAcgtcttttattttaaagacgCTGGAGAGGCAGGTTGAGAGATATATCAGGGATAAGGTACTTTTGGCTTCACCACTTCACAGAGGACAGCATGCTTTTCAGGACGATTGCTCGGCAGAGACGGCACTCCATGCTGTTGTGGCAAAATTGGAGCAGCAGTTGGAAAAAAGAAGTATACTGTGGGTACGTTCTTGGATATAG